From Haemorhous mexicanus isolate bHaeMex1 chromosome 2, bHaeMex1.pri, whole genome shotgun sequence, the proteins below share one genomic window:
- the ZAR1L gene encoding protein ZAR1-like, producing MDSFVCSPFSTYQNLRSSPTLGRGWDTAPKQPSWKQSKSGSISPFLGGPFTPLPSDYLDSYRRAQLQALLSQVGPALAPRPRRASTKEAAVQVSLRADVAVQCSLGPRTLPPARAFSPSALRAPGRLALYSAAPDRRLFAPPDAAPLPEKAAPAEETPTADGGKEQEGPAEAALPPRQEPVRTRREETATPRQGAAFQFLEQKYGYFHCKDCKTRWESAYVWCISGSNKVYFKQLCRKCQKGFNPYRVETIQCQICSKTRCSCPQRKRHIDPKRPHRQELCGRCRGKRLSCDSTYSFKYVV from the exons ATGGACAGCTTCGTCTGTTCTCCCTTCAGCACGTACCAGAATTTGAGGAGCAGCCCCACGCTCGGCCGCGGCTGGGACACTGCGCCCAAGCAgcccagctggaagcagagcaagAGCGGCAGCATCAGCCCCTTCCTCGGGGGGCCCTTCACGCCGCTGCCCTCCGACTACCTGGACAGTTACCGGCGGGCGCAGCTCCAGGCGCTGCTGTCGCAGGTGGGCCCCGCGCTGGCGCCGCGGCCGCGGCGGGCCAGCACGAAGGAGGCGGCGGTGCAGGTGAGCCTGCGGGCCGACGTGGCCGTGCAGTGCTCGCTGGGGCCGCGCACGCTGCCGCCCGCCCGCGCCTTCAGCCCTTCCGCCCTGCGCGCCCCGGGCCGCCTCGCCCTCTACTCAGCCGCGCCCGACCGCCGCCTCTTCGCGCCGCCCGACGCCGCGCCGCTCCCCGAGAAGGCTGCGCCGGCCGAGGAGACCCCGACGGCGGACGGCGGCAAGGAGCAGGAGGGCCCGGCGGAGGCCGCGCTGCCGCCGCGCCAGGAGCCCGTGAGGACGCGGCGGGAGGAGACCGCGactcccaggcagggagctgccttcCAG TTCTTGGAGCAGAAGTATGGCTATTTCCACTGCAAAGACTGCAAGACCAGATGGGAGAGTGCTTATGTGTGGTGCATTTCTGGAAGCAACAAG GTGTACTTCAAGCAGCTCTGTCGCAAGTGCCAGAAAGGCTTCAATCCCTACCGGGTGGAAACAATCCAGTGCCAG ATCTGTTCCAAGACTCGTTGCTCTTGCCCTCAGAGGAAGAGACATATTGATCCCAAGAGACCTCATCGCCAAGAACTCTGTGGCCGCTGCAGAGGCAAAAGGCTGTCCTGTGATAGCACTTACAGCTTCAAATACGTTGTCTGA